The Nitrososphaerota archaeon genome has a segment encoding these proteins:
- a CDS encoding HIT family protein, whose amino-acid sequence MESECIFCKIVEGKVPSAMVWQDDDYACFLDKYPMNPGHALVVPKKHYPFLLDMTLPAVGKLFEHTAMIMYAICKVLKPDGVNIGQSNGEVASQTVFHVHVHIIPRFKGDSEGSFWPERKKFTLDRLNDLAEQIAKAIPTKRKDRQSS is encoded by the coding sequence ATGGAGTCAGAGTGTATATTCTGCAAGATAGTTGAAGGGAAGGTGCCTTCTGCGATGGTATGGCAGGACGACGACTATGCTTGCTTTTTGGACAAGTACCCAATGAATCCCGGGCATGCTTTAGTTGTACCGAAGAAGCATTACCCGTTCTTGTTAGATATGACGCTTCCTGCTGTTGGAAAGCTCTTTGAGCACACTGCAATGATCATGTATGCTATCTGCAAGGTATTGAAGCCTGACGGGGTCAATATAGGACAATCAAATGGCGAAGTTGCCAGCCAGACCGTTTTTCATGTTCATGTGCATATAATACCCAGATTCAAGGGCGATTCAGAGGGGAGCTTTTGGCCGGAGAGGAAGAAATTTACTCTTGACCGTTTGAATGATCTAGCAGAGCAGATTGCTAAAGCGATTCCAACTAAACGAAAGGATCGTCAGTCTTCCTAA